Part of the Bacillus andreraoultii genome is shown below.
TAATAATGAATAAAAGAATAAAGATATTTCTTTCCATTACGTTAATTGCTTTCATTACAAGTATAGTTATTCAAGTAAATGTTTATTATGAAAATGAATATACGTATTCAATTGCTGAAAATGAACAACGAAAAATGAATATACAAGCATTATCAAAAACATGGTCAAGAACGATAACAATCGGCGCCAATGGGGATATGCTCATTCATGACTATGTTTATAATGATGCAAAAACCAATAAAAGTTACGAATTTAAACCGATGTTGAAGTCATTTAAAAAAGAATTAAGTATGCCTGGATATGGTGTAGATATTATATTTGGACACCATCCTCATGTGTTACAACTGTTTGAATGGATAGAGAAAAATGGTAAGAGAGTATTTGTCGCATATTCGCTAGGAAACTTTTTATCTAGACAATTGGGGCACTATAAAGATTTTGGAGGAATGGCAACGATTCAAGTAACGAAAACAGAAACTGTTCAAAGTTCGATAATCCGATTATCGAATCCGAAATTTTATCCATCTTATGTATCTAGCAACCAAAAACTATCAAGTTGTTCCTTTACAAGATGCTATACAATATGGTTAAAAGAAGCAAAGACCACTTACTCTGAGTGGATAAAAATAATTTGAAAGTATAAAGCATAGGAACCAAGGTACAAAGAAATCCTTGATTCCTATTTTTTTCGAAGTAGAGTTGTCGATTGTAAAAGTCCTTCTTCTTTTAGTATCCGTTGTTCATACTCGCCAAGTAAATCAAAATGAGAATAGCCTTCATTACGATGGTGAATCCACTCTTTTTTTAACCCATATCGTTTTCCCCATTGAATTAACTTATTTAAGTCTTTACATCCGACTTTTGTTACAGTTTTCGCATTTGGAAAACGTTCATCATACCAGTAATGAGTTAAAAAAGCAATTTCTCCTTGATCAATTTTTTGTTTCCATGCATCTACCTGTTCTCGAGTTATACCAAAAGCCATCATATCCCCCCATTACTTCTTTTTCGCCTTTTCATAAGCTTCATGCCAGTCTGGATGTGTTCTTCTAATTGATACGGGACGAAAACTATCTTTTTTTACACAAACATGGGAGCTCTTCGCTTCGACAGATAATTCACCAGACTCTGTTAAAATCTCGTATCCATATACTGTTTTTAAACCGTTATATTCTTCAATCCACGTTTTAACTTTTACTTTTTCCCCATATTTACAAGGTTTTTTATAAGAAATTTGAATATCAAGTACGGGTGCTAATATCCCATCTTCTTCTAATTGAGCATAGTTAAAACCAAGCTCTTCAATGAGTGCGGTTCGACCAATTTCCATCCAAACAAGATAATTTGCATGGTAAACAATCCCCATTTGATCTGTTTCTGAATATCGTACTTGAATTTCTGTTGTAGATATTTGCATGTTTTACTCTCCCTTTTTTAAAATATAGTAAGCAGCCTGTACATCTTCTCTCGTTATAAGATTAACGTTATCTAGACTGAGGGGCTGATTTTGTTTTGTTAGTCGTAATGCTTGCTGTTGAATTGCTTCGTGGATCATATTTTCGGCAAAACGTCCATTACCGTTAGGACGATTCATTGTCATTTCGCTTCTTAAGAAAGCAATCGCCTCTTCATCCAACTCATATGCATAATTTTTGGTAAACAAGTTCATAATGGCAATTAATTCGTCCGTTGTATAGTCTTCAAAACGGAAGAACTTTTTAAATCGTGATTTGAGACCAGGATTACTCTCTAATAATTGTTCCATCTCATTCGGATAACCTGCTAAAATAATTACGAGATTTTCACCATGATTTGTCATCTCTTCTACAAGTGTATCAACTACTTCTTTGCCGTAGTCTTGATTATTTCCCCTAAATAATGAGTACGCCTCGTCAATAAAAAGAACGCCACCTAAAGCTTCACGAATTTTTTTTTTCGTTTTCAAAGCGGATTGACCAACATATCCAGCAATTAAGTCAGCCCGGCCCGCGACTACGAGATGACCACGTTTTAACATTCCACATTCCTTTAATAATTCTGCGTAAATTTTTGCTACAGTCGTTTTACCTGTACCTGGATTGCCAGTGAAAACAGAATGAAGTTGAATAGGAACAGAAGGAAAATTATGCTCGCGACGATACGTTTGCATTTTAACGAACGACAAGTATGTTTGAACAGCTTCTTTCACTGCTTTTAGTCCAATTAATTCATTTAATTTAACCATTGGTTCCTTCGTTACTTGTTCTTCATCAGATTGAAAATCCTCTTTATGTAGAACAGCATAGTTCAACAGATTAGGCACACCGCTTTTTTCAACTGAACCTTTTCGAAATATAGCTTGAATAATAATGTTATGAACAGCTCGGGCATTTCCAAATGTATGGTCAACCTGGGTTTGTTCAATTAAGTAAGTTAACTCTTTTTTGGCACTAGAAGTTAATAAATAGTCATTATCACTAGCAATTTTTTCACTAATGAGCAATAGTTCCTCTACACTGTAATCTGGAAGTTCGATAATATTCGATTCGGGAAAACGGCTCCGTAAACCTGTATTGGCATCTAAAAACTGTCGCATTTCCTCTGGATACCCTGCTAAAATGACGGAAAATTTCCCACCGAATTCTTTACTTGTCATTAATGATACAAGTGTGTCGATGGCCGTTTGTCCGTAATCATTCCCTGATTGCCCTGCTCGCTTTAAACTATAGGCCTCATCAATAAAAAGAACGCCACCAACAGCTTTTTCAACAATCATTCGTACATTTTCTTCGGTTTGTCCGACAAATGATCCGACTAGCTGAGCACGGTTTGTCTCAATAACTTCTTCACTAGGTAAAACACCTAGTTCATGATAAATTTTTGCTAAAAGACGAGCTAATGTTGTCTTACCAGTACCCGGATTTCCTAGTAATACCATATTTAAACTTGGTTCATCCTGGGTTTTGTATCCAAGTTCTTTCCGTTCTTTTTGATATTTTAAATACGTATAAAACAGTTGGATTCTCTTTTTTACTTCTGATAACCCAATCATTTCATTTAGCTCTTGTAGAGCTGGCTTTACTTTTTCATTAGCTGGTTCTACTTGAAACTCGTCCTTCCACCGATCTTTTATTCCATCCATTTTCTCAACGATTTGTTGAATTTTTGCAAAATGGTTCCCATTATAAAATGTTCGACCGGAAGACTCATTATAATCATTTAGTAAGTTTAACAGTTCGACTATTTCTTTAATGAGCGCCTCCATTAAAGTTATTAGTCGTTGATACTTTTCAAGCGTCTGATTATCATCAATAAATAAATGATATTCTTGTCGGAGTGAATCTATCATTTCATCTCCAATAGGTAAAAACTCTTCGCAAGTTTCTTTATATTGTAATAAAGTTGTTTCTCGTTGAAGGCGGTTATCTGATTCTCGTAATGCAGGAAATGCTAAAAAATCAACTACTTTGATCTTCTCTTGTAAAGAGTAGGAACTTAAAAATTTTAATGCTTTTATATTTTTTGAATTGAATTGTAATGCTAATTCCATCCAACGCTTAACAAAGCTTCCATTTATTCCTGACTGTAAAAGCTGCTCTGATAATTCAACGAGAAGTTCTGCTAAATAGTTTGGATCTTTTTGAGTTAATTCGTCGTAATTTTCGACAATACAGTCAAGAAGTTTTTGTTTATTTTTTGAAATTAACTTATCTTCCTTCATCCATTCCATTACTATCCTAATCACTTTCTATTTTAATAAAATAACGAACATTAATCATTATACTTTCGAAAAGGTTTTCAATGCAAAAAAAGAGGCTATCTCATAGTAGAAAGAAGGTGAATTAAAAAAGGAGATCAAAATGACCTCCTTAAGACTTATTAATGAAAATTAACTGTTTTATTCATGTTGTGAATGATATTCATCCTTTATTTCTTCACGCATTGCTTCAATACTTTCTCTACGGCGCTCATTTTTTTCGTGGATTTGTTGTTTTTGTTCATCACTTGCCGTTTTCATTGATTGTTCAGCTTCATGTATATTTTCGATT
Proteins encoded:
- the tlp gene encoding small acid-soluble spore protein Tlp, whose product is MNHTPKPDDRSDNVEKLQNMVQNTIENIHEAEQSMKTASDEQKQQIHEKNERRRESIEAMREEIKDEYHSQHE
- a CDS encoding acyl-CoA thioesterase translates to MQISTTEIQVRYSETDQMGIVYHANYLVWMEIGRTALIEELGFNYAQLEEDGILAPVLDIQISYKKPCKYGEKVKVKTWIEEYNGLKTVYGYEILTESGELSVEAKSSHVCVKKDSFRPVSIRRTHPDWHEAYEKAKKK
- a CDS encoding AAA family ATPase; its protein translation is MEWMKEDKLISKNKQKLLDCIVENYDELTQKDPNYLAELLVELSEQLLQSGINGSFVKRWMELALQFNSKNIKALKFLSSYSLQEKIKVVDFLAFPALRESDNRLQRETTLLQYKETCEEFLPIGDEMIDSLRQEYHLFIDDNQTLEKYQRLITLMEALIKEIVELLNLLNDYNESSGRTFYNGNHFAKIQQIVEKMDGIKDRWKDEFQVEPANEKVKPALQELNEMIGLSEVKKRIQLFYTYLKYQKERKELGYKTQDEPSLNMVLLGNPGTGKTTLARLLAKIYHELGVLPSEEVIETNRAQLVGSFVGQTEENVRMIVEKAVGGVLFIDEAYSLKRAGQSGNDYGQTAIDTLVSLMTSKEFGGKFSVILAGYPEEMRQFLDANTGLRSRFPESNIIELPDYSVEELLLISEKIASDNDYLLTSSAKKELTYLIEQTQVDHTFGNARAVHNIIIQAIFRKGSVEKSGVPNLLNYAVLHKEDFQSDEEQVTKEPMVKLNELIGLKAVKEAVQTYLSFVKMQTYRREHNFPSVPIQLHSVFTGNPGTGKTTVAKIYAELLKECGMLKRGHLVVAGRADLIAGYVGQSALKTKKKIREALGGVLFIDEAYSLFRGNNQDYGKEVVDTLVEEMTNHGENLVIILAGYPNEMEQLLESNPGLKSRFKKFFRFEDYTTDELIAIMNLFTKNYAYELDEEAIAFLRSEMTMNRPNGNGRFAENMIHEAIQQQALRLTKQNQPLSLDNVNLITREDVQAAYYILKKGE
- a CDS encoding CapA family protein, producing MNKRIKIFLSITLIAFITSIVIQVNVYYENEYTYSIAENEQRKMNIQALSKTWSRTITIGANGDMLIHDYVYNDAKTNKSYEFKPMLKSFKKELSMPGYGVDIIFGHHPHVLQLFEWIEKNGKRVFVAYSLGNFLSRQLGHYKDFGGMATIQVTKTETVQSSIIRLSNPKFYPSYVSSNQKLSSCSFTRCYTIWLKEAKTTYSEWIKII